From a single Candidatus Bathyarchaeota archaeon genomic region:
- a CDS encoding TATA-box-binding protein, translated as MPKDNIFINIENIVASASLNQNIDLTAIVKAFPGVEYRPEQFPGLVYRLKNPKTATLIFSTGKMVCTGAKSEHQAKKAFLIVVKDLKKNGIMITRNPELIIQNIVASGGLGGSIDLEKCSLVIKKTMYEPEQFPGLIYRMYEPKVVILLFATGKIVCTGAKEIKDVEKAVNNLKETLESNDLIYY; from the coding sequence ATGCCTAAAGATAATATATTCATAAACATCGAAAATATTGTGGCTTCTGCATCTCTTAATCAAAATATCGACTTAACTGCAATAGTCAAAGCATTTCCAGGTGTGGAATATAGACCGGAACAATTTCCTGGTCTAGTCTATCGTTTGAAGAATCCAAAAACAGCAACTTTGATTTTTAGTACCGGTAAAATGGTTTGTACAGGAGCGAAGAGTGAACATCAAGCAAAAAAGGCATTTTTGATAGTTGTTAAAGATTTGAAAAAAAATGGGATAATGATAACTAGGAACCCTGAATTAATAATTCAAAATATTGTAGCATCAGGTGGACTTGGAGGCAGTATAGATCTGGAGAAATGCTCGCTTGTTATAAAAAAAACAATGTATGAGCCGGAGCAGTTTCCAGGCTTGATATATCGAATGTATGAGCCGAAGGTTGTTATACTGCTTTTTGCGACTGGCAAGATTGTATGCACAGGTGCAAAAGAAATAAAGGATGTTGAGAAGGCAGTAAACAATCTCAAAGAGACTCTTGAATCAAATGACCTTATTTATTATTAA
- a CDS encoding pyruvoyl-dependent arginine decarboxylase, translating to MIPIYIFLTKGIGKHKEYLQSFELALRSAGIQYCNLVNVSSIIPPACKFLPREKGLS from the coding sequence ATGATCCCAATATACATTTTTTTGACAAAGGGAATAGGTAAACACAAAGAATATCTTCAGTCTTTTGAATTAGCATTAAGAAGTGCTGGTATACAATACTGTAATCTAGTAAATGTTTCCAGTATAATACCGCCAGCTTGTAAGTTCCTTCCAAGGGAAAAAGGATTAAGTC